A single Pantoea rwandensis DNA region contains:
- the msbA gene encoding lipid A ABC transporter ATP-binding protein/permease MsbA: MHQDKDLSTWQTFRRLWPMIAPHKAGLFVSAVALILNAAGDTLMLSLLKPLLDDGFGKADRSVMLWMPLVVIGLMLVRGVTSYISSYCISWVSGNVVMNMRRRLFGHMMGMPVAFFDQQSTGTLLSRITYDSEQVASSSSSALVTVVREGASIIGLFIMMFYYSWQLSLILIVLAPIVSFAIRTVSKRFRSISKNMQNTMGQVTTSAEQMLKGHKEVLIFGGQDVEAQRFSLVSNKMRQQGMKLVSASSISDPVIQLIASLALAFVLYAASFPSVMETLTAGTITVVFSSMIALMRPLKSLTNVNAQFQRGMAACQTLFSILDSEQEIDNGKREITRAKGDVEFRNVTFTYPGREVPALRDINLSLPEGKTVALVGRSGSGKSTMASLLTRFYDIDAGEILLDGHDLREYTLRSLRNQVALVSQNVHLFNDTIANNIAYARNGEYTREQIEQAATMAHAMDFIKKMDNGLDTVIGENGVLLSGGQRQRIAIARALLRDCPILILDEATSALDTESERAIQAALDELQKNRTSLVIAHRLSTIEKADEIVVVEDGRIVERGTHSALLAEKGAYAQLHKLQFGQ; encoded by the coding sequence ATGCATCAAGACAAAGATCTCTCAACGTGGCAAACGTTCCGCCGACTCTGGCCGATGATTGCGCCGCACAAAGCAGGACTGTTTGTGTCTGCGGTGGCGCTGATTCTTAATGCGGCCGGCGATACCTTAATGTTGTCGCTGTTGAAACCTTTACTGGATGATGGCTTCGGTAAGGCCGATCGTTCCGTCATGCTTTGGATGCCTCTGGTGGTGATTGGCCTGATGCTGGTGCGTGGCGTGACCAGCTACATTTCCAGTTATTGCATCTCTTGGGTATCGGGCAACGTGGTCATGAATATGCGTCGCCGCTTGTTTGGCCACATGATGGGCATGCCCGTGGCGTTCTTTGACCAGCAATCAACCGGCACATTGCTGTCACGCATCACTTATGATTCCGAGCAAGTTGCTTCGTCCTCTTCCAGTGCACTGGTGACGGTCGTACGCGAAGGTGCCTCGATCATTGGCCTGTTTATCATGATGTTCTACTACAGCTGGCAGCTGTCGTTGATTTTGATTGTCCTTGCGCCGATTGTTTCCTTTGCGATTCGCACGGTGTCCAAACGCTTCCGCAGCATCAGTAAAAACATGCAGAACACCATGGGACAAGTCACCACCAGCGCGGAACAGATGCTAAAAGGGCATAAAGAGGTGCTGATCTTCGGTGGCCAGGATGTTGAAGCGCAGCGTTTCTCGCTGGTGAGCAACAAAATGCGCCAGCAGGGCATGAAACTGGTTTCGGCCTCTTCCATTTCCGATCCGGTCATTCAGCTGATTGCTTCTCTGGCCCTGGCGTTCGTGCTCTACGCTGCCAGTTTCCCTAGCGTGATGGAAACCCTCACCGCCGGTACCATCACCGTGGTGTTCTCATCAATGATTGCCTTGATGCGCCCATTGAAGTCACTGACTAACGTCAACGCCCAGTTCCAGCGCGGTATGGCTGCTTGTCAGACCTTGTTCTCAATTCTGGATAGCGAGCAGGAAATCGATAATGGCAAGCGTGAAATCACGCGTGCCAAAGGCGATGTGGAATTCCGCAATGTGACTTTCACTTATCCGGGACGTGAAGTGCCTGCGCTGCGTGATATTAATCTGTCGCTGCCAGAGGGCAAGACGGTGGCGCTGGTAGGGCGTTCTGGTTCGGGTAAATCGACCATGGCGAGCCTGCTGACCCGCTTCTACGATATTGATGCCGGCGAAATTCTGCTCGACGGTCACGATCTGCGCGAATATACCTTGCGCTCCCTGCGTAATCAGGTGGCGCTGGTTTCCCAGAATGTCCATCTGTTCAATGACACCATCGCCAATAACATTGCTTATGCACGCAATGGTGAATACACCCGCGAACAGATTGAACAGGCAGCGACTATGGCGCACGCCATGGACTTCATTAAGAAGATGGACAACGGTCTGGATACCGTGATTGGTGAGAACGGCGTGTTGCTATCAGGTGGCCAGCGCCAACGTATCGCCATCGCGCGCGCATTGCTGCGTGATTGCCCGATTCTGATCCTAGATGAAGCGACCTCAGCATTGGATACCGAATCCGAGCGCGCGATTCAGGCCGCTCTGGATGAGCTGCAGAAAAACCGCACTTCGCTGGTTATCGCACACCGCCTGTCGACCATCGAAAAAGCCGATGAAATAGTGGTCGTCGAAGATGGTCGTATCGTTGAGCGCGGTACGCACAGCGCGCTGCTGGCCGAAAAGGGTGCCTATGCTCAGCTTCACAAACTGCAGTTTGGTCAATGA
- the kdsB gene encoding 3-deoxy-manno-octulosonate cytidylyltransferase, which produces MSFVAIIPARYASTRLPGKPLVDIHGKPMVVHVMERARESGADRVIVATDHPEVAAAVKAAGGEVCMTRADHQSGTERLAEVIEKYQFADDTIIVNVQGDEPMIPAEIVRQVADNLAQADAGMATLAVPITDAEEAFNPNAVKVVMDAKGYALYFSRATIPWDRERYAKSREQIGDTLLRHIGIYAYRAGFIRRYIAWEPCPLEQIELLEQLRVLWYGEKIHVAVAQTVPSVGVDTPEDLVRVRAAMQG; this is translated from the coding sequence ATGAGTTTTGTCGCCATTATTCCGGCGCGTTACGCATCAACGCGCCTGCCCGGCAAACCGCTGGTGGATATTCACGGTAAACCGATGGTCGTACACGTGATGGAACGCGCACGCGAGTCGGGTGCCGATCGTGTGATTGTGGCGACCGATCATCCCGAAGTGGCTGCTGCGGTCAAGGCCGCCGGTGGAGAAGTGTGCATGACGCGCGCAGATCACCAGTCGGGCACCGAGCGTCTGGCGGAAGTGATTGAGAAATATCAGTTTGCCGATGACACCATTATCGTCAACGTGCAGGGCGACGAGCCGATGATTCCGGCAGAGATCGTGCGCCAGGTCGCCGATAATCTGGCGCAGGCCGATGCGGGGATGGCGACATTAGCCGTGCCGATTACCGATGCAGAAGAGGCCTTTAACCCCAACGCGGTTAAAGTGGTCATGGACGCGAAAGGCTATGCACTTTACTTCTCACGCGCCACCATTCCGTGGGATCGCGAGCGCTATGCGAAATCGCGTGAACAGATTGGCGACACTTTGCTGCGTCACATTGGCATTTACGCCTATCGCGCTGGCTTTATCCGACGTTACATTGCGTGGGAACCTTGCCCGTTAGAGCAGATTGAATTGCTGGAGCAGTTGCGCGTGCTGTGGTACGGCGAGAAGATTCACGTTGCCGTAGCGCAAACCGTACCAAGCGTTGGCGTGGACACACCAGAGGATCTGGTTCGTGTTCGTGCGGCTATGCAGGGGTAA
- the rpsA gene encoding 30S ribosomal protein S1 has product MTESFAQLFEESLKEIETRPGSIVRGVVVSIDKDVVLVDAGLKSESAIPAEQFKNAAGELEIQVGDEVDVALDAVEDGFGETLLSREKAKRHEAWITLEKAYEEAETVTGVINGKVKGGFTVELNGIRAFLPGSLVDVRPVRDTLHLEGKELEFKVIKLDQKRNNVVVSRRAVIESENSAERDQLLENLQEGMEVKGIVKNLTDYGAFVDLGGVDGLLHITDMAWKRVKHPSEIVNVGDEITVKVLKFDRERTRVSLGLKQLGEDPWVAIAKRYPEGTKLTGRVTNLTDYGCFVEIEEGVEGLVHVSEMDWTNKNIHPSKVVNVGDVVEVMVLDIDEERRRISLGLKQCKNNPWQQFAETHNKGDRVEGKIKSITDFGIFIGLDGGIDGLVHLSDISWNATGEEAVREYKKGDEIAAVVLQVDAERERISLGVKQLAEDPFNNYITLNKKGAIVNGKVTAVDAKGATVELADGVEGYLRASEASLDRIEDATLVLSVGDDVEAKFTGVDRKNRVVSLSVRAKDQADEKEAINTVNTKQEESNFSSAMAEAFKAAKGE; this is encoded by the coding sequence ATGACTGAATCTTTTGCTCAACTATTTGAAGAATCACTGAAAGAAATCGAAACCCGTCCGGGTTCCATCGTTCGTGGCGTTGTTGTCTCTATCGACAAAGACGTAGTCCTGGTTGATGCGGGTCTGAAATCTGAGTCTGCAATTCCTGCAGAGCAATTCAAGAACGCAGCCGGCGAACTGGAAATCCAGGTTGGCGACGAAGTTGACGTTGCGCTTGACGCAGTTGAAGACGGCTTCGGTGAAACCCTGCTGTCCCGTGAGAAAGCTAAGCGTCACGAAGCTTGGATCACGCTGGAAAAAGCTTACGAAGAAGCTGAAACTGTTACCGGTGTTATCAACGGCAAAGTTAAAGGTGGCTTCACAGTTGAGCTGAACGGTATTCGTGCGTTCCTGCCAGGTTCACTGGTTGACGTTCGTCCGGTTCGCGATACTCTGCACCTGGAAGGCAAAGAGCTTGAGTTCAAAGTCATCAAGCTTGATCAGAAACGTAACAACGTGGTGGTTTCTCGCCGCGCAGTTATCGAATCTGAAAACAGCGCTGAACGCGATCAGCTGCTGGAAAACCTGCAGGAAGGCATGGAAGTTAAAGGTATCGTTAAGAACCTCACTGACTACGGCGCATTCGTGGATCTGGGTGGCGTTGACGGCCTGCTGCACATCACTGACATGGCTTGGAAACGCGTTAAGCATCCGAGCGAAATCGTCAACGTGGGCGACGAAATCACTGTTAAAGTGCTGAAATTCGACCGCGAGCGTACTCGTGTATCCCTCGGCCTGAAACAGCTGGGCGAAGATCCATGGGTTGCTATCGCTAAGCGTTACCCAGAAGGCACCAAGCTGACTGGCCGTGTAACCAACCTGACCGATTACGGCTGCTTCGTTGAAATCGAAGAAGGCGTTGAAGGCCTGGTACACGTTTCTGAAATGGACTGGACCAACAAAAACATTCACCCATCTAAAGTTGTTAACGTGGGCGATGTTGTTGAAGTTATGGTTCTGGACATCGACGAAGAACGTCGTCGTATCTCCCTGGGTCTGAAGCAGTGCAAAAACAACCCATGGCAGCAGTTCGCTGAGACCCACAACAAAGGCGATCGCGTTGAAGGTAAAATCAAGTCAATCACTGACTTCGGTATCTTCATCGGCCTGGACGGTGGCATCGACGGTCTGGTTCACCTGTCAGACATCTCCTGGAACGCGACTGGCGAAGAAGCCGTTCGTGAGTACAAAAAAGGCGACGAAATCGCTGCTGTTGTACTGCAGGTTGATGCAGAGCGCGAGCGCATCTCTCTGGGCGTGAAGCAGTTGGCTGAAGATCCATTCAACAACTACATCACCCTGAACAAGAAAGGCGCTATCGTTAACGGTAAAGTCACTGCAGTAGACGCTAAAGGTGCTACAGTAGAATTGGCTGATGGCGTTGAAGGTTACCTGCGCGCTTCAGAAGCTTCACTGGACCGTATCGAAGACGCAACTCTGGTTCTGAGTGTTGGTGACGACGTTGAAGCTAAATTCACCGGCGTTGATCGTAAGAACCGCGTTGTAAGCCTGTCTGTTCGTGCTAAAGACCAGGCTGATGAGAAAGAAGCTATCAACACTGTTAACACCAAACAGGAAGAAAGCAACTTCTCTAGCGCTATGGCTGAAGCGTTCAAAGCGGCTAAAGGCGAGTAA
- a CDS encoding Trm112 family protein produces MDHRLLEIVACPVCNGKLYFNKEQQELICKPDGLAYPVRDGIPVLLEVEARTLSVEEIHP; encoded by the coding sequence ATGGATCACCGTTTACTTGAGATTGTTGCCTGTCCGGTTTGCAACGGAAAACTGTATTTCAACAAAGAGCAGCAGGAGCTGATTTGTAAACCAGACGGCCTGGCTTACCCGGTGCGCGATGGCATTCCGGTATTGCTGGAAGTGGAAGCACGTACCCTGTCTGTTGAAGAGATCCATCCATGA
- a CDS encoding winged helix-turn-helix domain-containing protein: protein MTTSSSLSLQTARHLHLSAQGLLRPPSRRARLADIHACVRQMSLLQIDTINVVARSPYLVLFSRLGAYPTQWLEETLASGALFEYWAHEACFIPFEDYPLLRHRMLEPQRLGWKYNEQWVNEHQQEIAALLNHITENGPVRAADFASDKHTKPGWWAWKPHKRHLENLFSAGELMVVERRNFQRVYDLRTRVMPDWDDEQHALSEAEAVQAMLGHSARSLGIFRASWLADYYRLKRAPLQSWIKDAEAKGEIVCVEVEQLGEMWLHTSLLPLLDKMPSATHTALLSPFDPVVWDRRRALELFNFDYRIECYTPAEKRVYGYFVLPVLHRGALKARIDAKMDRQAQQLIIRAFWLEPGVRVTQAFLSDVQKAISRFAQWQGADEVIVENAPAELLAVWTHRWVIND from the coding sequence ATGACCACATCATCGTCCCTTTCATTACAAACTGCTCGTCATTTACACCTGTCTGCTCAGGGGTTGTTACGCCCACCGAGCCGCCGCGCCCGCCTGGCCGATATCCATGCCTGCGTGCGGCAGATGTCACTGCTGCAAATCGACACCATCAATGTCGTCGCCCGCAGCCCTTATCTGGTGCTGTTCAGCCGCCTTGGCGCTTATCCCACACAGTGGCTGGAAGAAACATTGGCCTCCGGTGCGCTGTTTGAGTATTGGGCGCACGAAGCCTGTTTCATCCCCTTCGAAGATTACCCGTTGCTGCGCCATCGCATGCTGGAGCCGCAGCGGCTGGGATGGAAATATAACGAGCAGTGGGTAAACGAACATCAGCAGGAAATTGCTGCTTTACTCAATCACATCACTGAAAATGGCCCGGTACGTGCGGCTGATTTTGCCAGTGATAAGCACACCAAACCCGGCTGGTGGGCCTGGAAACCCCACAAGCGGCATCTGGAAAACTTGTTCAGCGCAGGTGAGTTAATGGTGGTCGAGCGGCGTAATTTCCAGCGTGTGTACGATCTGAGAACGCGAGTGATGCCTGATTGGGATGATGAACAACATGCACTCAGTGAAGCGGAAGCGGTACAGGCGATGCTGGGGCACAGTGCCCGCAGCCTGGGTATATTTCGCGCCAGTTGGTTGGCCGATTACTATCGACTGAAGCGTGCCCCCCTGCAATCCTGGATTAAGGATGCCGAAGCAAAGGGCGAAATCGTGTGCGTTGAGGTGGAACAGCTCGGTGAGATGTGGCTGCATACGAGCTTGTTACCTCTGCTGGACAAAATGCCCAGCGCCACCCACACGGCCTTGTTGTCACCGTTCGATCCGGTGGTATGGGATCGCCGGCGCGCTCTGGAGTTGTTTAATTTCGATTACCGCATTGAGTGCTATACCCCCGCTGAGAAGCGCGTCTATGGTTACTTTGTTCTGCCGGTGTTACACCGAGGTGCACTCAAAGCGCGTATTGATGCAAAGATGGACCGCCAGGCGCAGCAGCTGATTATTCGCGCATTCTGGCTTGAGCCGGGCGTGCGTGTCACCCAGGCTTTTCTGAGTGATGTGCAAAAAGCCATCAGTCGCTTTGCACAATGGCAAGGTGCCGATGAGGTCATCGTTGAAAATGCCCCTGCCGAACTGCTTGCTGTCTGGACGCACCGTTGGGTTATCAACGATTAA
- a CDS encoding DNA internalization-related competence protein ComEC/Rec2, whose amino-acid sequence MRITGIALARIMILAALPLGLLPQIPTMEMIAVMVLLALIVASLPWAGLRLIGMGILLLAWALLEARQMLNVIDQLSMAPAEVTLRIVDVKENQQQFKAQIIRVGERYQFPPLFVSINAEPGESGYCAGQRWKMTLRLRAVHGRLNEGGFDAQRFALANHTPLQGRIINQQAESVDCHLRTEVMRHHQPLFEHLQQSAILQALAFGERENMTKTQRQLLRETGTAHLMAISGMHIALAASVGWMIVRGLQLLQPAHTIGYLLPLMGSIITATIYCWLSGSHAPAQRALVALLLWTTIRIAGWQLTGWQIWTLCMGILLWLDPLTVLSESFWLSALAVAMLIIWFQWFALPDRYRQARRWLPLRLLHLQLGMMILMAPLQIFLFQGISLSALVANLIAVPVISLFTVPLILLALLLPIQPIASVLWRLADFSVNQVMQGLAYLPAGWWPFNDALPAVALLWGGLFLWRSGLLNNTLMLCCGCAMAFLLWRHESEQDDWQIDVLDVGHGLAIAITQGNEVVLYDAGPRWNEDDAGARVILPWLLYKGRQLNTVVVSHKHLDHRGGLNSLHQVNPNMMIRSALGEAGHLPCQRGEQWQWGKLTFTALWPPAGNTQGQNNDSCVVRVDDGAVSLLLTGDIELEAERKLVALEKAQLTSTLMQVPHHGSRTSSGPLLLRSVAGKGAVASVARYNAWRMPAAAVVERYRQQGYIWYDTAQSGQVHIGIRQGEWQIKGLREQIKPRWYHQWFGVKRESR is encoded by the coding sequence ATGCGTATAACAGGGATTGCATTAGCCAGAATCATGATCCTGGCAGCGCTACCATTAGGTTTGCTACCTCAAATACCGACCATGGAAATGATTGCTGTGATGGTGCTATTAGCACTGATTGTGGCATCCCTGCCTTGGGCTGGGCTGCGTCTTATTGGCATGGGTATCCTGCTTCTGGCGTGGGCGCTACTGGAAGCGAGACAGATGCTGAATGTGATTGATCAGCTTTCAATGGCGCCAGCCGAAGTGACGCTGCGTATTGTTGATGTGAAGGAAAATCAACAGCAATTTAAAGCCCAGATTATTCGTGTGGGTGAGCGCTATCAGTTTCCGCCCTTGTTTGTCAGTATCAATGCGGAGCCAGGTGAATCGGGGTATTGTGCGGGGCAGCGCTGGAAAATGACCTTACGCTTGCGTGCAGTGCATGGTCGCTTGAATGAAGGCGGGTTTGATGCCCAACGTTTTGCGCTGGCAAACCATACGCCTTTGCAGGGGAGAATCATTAACCAGCAGGCGGAATCTGTGGATTGTCATTTGCGAACAGAGGTTATGCGCCATCATCAACCTCTTTTTGAACACCTGCAACAATCTGCCATTTTGCAGGCGCTGGCTTTTGGTGAACGTGAGAACATGACCAAAACTCAGCGACAACTATTACGTGAGACCGGAACCGCACACTTAATGGCGATTTCCGGCATGCATATTGCGCTAGCGGCCAGTGTTGGCTGGATGATAGTACGTGGCTTGCAGCTGCTGCAGCCTGCGCACACCATCGGTTATCTGCTGCCACTGATGGGGAGCATCATTACCGCGACAATCTACTGCTGGCTGTCGGGCAGCCATGCACCAGCACAGCGCGCGCTGGTCGCGCTACTACTGTGGACCACGATAAGAATCGCGGGCTGGCAGTTAACAGGCTGGCAGATTTGGACACTTTGCATGGGTATACTGCTCTGGCTTGATCCCCTCACCGTCTTATCTGAAAGCTTTTGGCTCTCTGCTCTTGCCGTCGCCATGTTAATCATCTGGTTCCAGTGGTTTGCCTTGCCGGATCGTTACCGTCAGGCCAGGCGCTGGCTGCCGCTGAGATTGCTGCACTTACAGCTCGGCATGATGATACTGATGGCTCCTCTGCAGATTTTTTTATTTCAGGGAATCAGCCTCAGTGCACTGGTCGCTAACCTCATCGCGGTGCCGGTGATATCGCTTTTCACCGTTCCATTGATACTGCTGGCGCTTTTGCTGCCCATACAACCCATCGCTTCGGTGCTGTGGCGGCTGGCGGATTTTTCTGTCAATCAGGTTATGCAGGGTCTGGCATACTTGCCAGCAGGATGGTGGCCGTTTAATGATGCCTTGCCCGCAGTGGCCCTGCTATGGGGTGGTTTATTTCTGTGGCGCAGTGGTTTGCTGAATAACACGCTGATGCTTTGCTGCGGCTGCGCAATGGCATTTCTGTTATGGCGTCATGAGTCTGAGCAAGATGACTGGCAGATTGATGTGCTGGATGTGGGCCATGGCCTGGCCATCGCTATTACACAGGGTAACGAAGTGGTGTTGTACGATGCGGGTCCACGCTGGAATGAAGATGATGCGGGCGCGCGCGTGATACTGCCATGGTTACTGTATAAGGGACGACAGCTAAACACGGTGGTGGTAAGTCATAAGCATCTGGATCATCGGGGTGGGCTGAATTCACTGCATCAGGTCAATCCCAATATGATGATCCGCAGTGCATTGGGTGAAGCGGGGCATTTACCCTGTCAGCGAGGAGAGCAGTGGCAATGGGGCAAACTGACCTTCACGGCACTCTGGCCACCCGCAGGGAATACGCAAGGGCAAAATAATGACTCCTGTGTCGTACGTGTAGACGATGGAGCTGTCAGTCTGCTGCTCACCGGGGATATTGAGTTAGAAGCAGAAAGAAAATTGGTGGCATTAGAGAAAGCTCAGCTCACCAGTACGTTAATGCAGGTCCCACATCATGGTAGCCGAACCTCTTCGGGGCCTTTACTGTTACGTAGTGTTGCAGGAAAGGGCGCGGTGGCATCGGTAGCGCGCTATAACGCCTGGCGCATGCCAGCCGCCGCAGTGGTGGAACGCTATCGCCAACAGGGCTATATCTGGTATGACACGGCACAATCCGGGCAGGTCCACATTGGTATTCGGCAGGGTGAATGGCAGATTAAGGGATTGAGGGAGCAAATAAAACCTCGCTGGTATCATCAGTGGTTTGGCGTCAAACGTGAATCCAGGTAG
- the ihfB gene encoding integration host factor subunit beta: MTKSELIERLAGQHTHIPAKVVEDAVKEMLEHMATTLAQGERIEIRGFGSFSLHYRAPRTGRNPKTGDKVDLEGKYVPHFKPGKELRDRANIYG, from the coding sequence ATGACCAAGTCAGAACTTATTGAAAGACTTGCTGGACAGCATACTCATATTCCGGCGAAAGTCGTTGAGGATGCAGTTAAAGAGATGCTCGAGCACATGGCCACTACGTTGGCACAGGGCGAGCGCATTGAAATCCGGGGATTCGGCAGCTTTTCTTTGCACTACCGCGCACCGCGCACTGGTCGTAACCCGAAAACGGGTGACAAAGTGGATCTGGAAGGTAAATACGTTCCCCACTTCAAGCCGGGCAAAGAATTGCGTGACCGTGCAAATATCTACGGCTAA
- the lpxK gene encoding tetraacyldisaccharide 4'-kinase: MIERIWSGRSPLWLLLWPLSLLYGAISSLIRLSYQRGWRKSWRAPCPVIVVGNLTAGGNGKTPVVIWLVQALQQRGLRVGVVSRGYGGKAERYPLLVTADTPTSQAGDEPVLIAQRTQVPVAVAPQRRMAVEGLLAAQDLDVIITDDGLQHYALQRDREIVVVDGVRRFGNGWWLPAGPMRERASRLQSVNAIIVNGGEAQAGEIAMTLRPGKAINLMNGETANLEQLPETVAMAGIGHPPRFFNTLQQHGIQPVAEIAFADHHAYSEEELQRLTQTHQCLLMTEKDAVKCRSFARDNWWYLPVDADLSGASLDALLADVTQLCTTARDSRSR, translated from the coding sequence ATGATTGAACGCATCTGGAGCGGGCGCTCGCCACTGTGGCTACTATTGTGGCCACTGAGTTTGCTGTATGGGGCAATCAGCAGTTTGATACGCCTCAGCTATCAGCGTGGCTGGCGTAAAAGCTGGCGTGCGCCTTGCCCGGTGATTGTGGTGGGTAATCTGACGGCTGGCGGCAACGGTAAAACCCCGGTGGTGATTTGGCTGGTTCAGGCGCTGCAACAGCGTGGCCTGCGCGTTGGCGTTGTCTCACGCGGTTATGGTGGAAAGGCTGAGCGTTATCCCCTGCTGGTGACGGCCGATACCCCGACATCACAAGCCGGCGACGAGCCGGTGTTAATCGCGCAGCGTACTCAGGTGCCGGTAGCCGTCGCACCTCAACGCCGTATGGCGGTAGAAGGGCTGCTGGCCGCACAGGATCTGGATGTAATCATTACCGACGACGGGCTGCAACATTACGCGTTGCAGCGCGATCGTGAAATCGTGGTGGTGGATGGTGTCCGTCGCTTCGGTAATGGCTGGTGGCTGCCCGCAGGTCCGATGCGTGAGCGCGCATCCCGGCTGCAGAGCGTCAATGCCATCATCGTCAATGGTGGAGAGGCGCAAGCCGGTGAGATCGCCATGACGTTGCGTCCCGGTAAGGCGATCAATCTGATGAACGGTGAGACAGCGAACCTCGAACAATTGCCAGAAACGGTGGCGATGGCCGGCATTGGTCATCCGCCGCGGTTCTTCAATACGTTGCAGCAGCACGGTATCCAGCCGGTGGCAGAAATCGCGTTTGCCGATCACCATGCTTATAGCGAAGAGGAGTTGCAGCGTTTGACGCAAACTCATCAATGCCTGCTGATGACCGAAAAAGACGCAGTAAAATGCCGTAGTTTTGCACGTGACAACTGGTGGTATCTACCGGTTGATGCCGATTTGTCGGGGGCATCCCTTGATGCTTTACTCGCCGATGTGACCCAACTCTGCACGACTGCGCGCGACTCCCGTTCGCGCTAA